The Candidatus Methanoperedens sp. genome contains a region encoding:
- a CDS encoding sugar phosphate isomerase/epimerase, with the protein MNTKVGMNSPRIKEFGGEIDAQEVEIIELGLDRVDFLDEQRKKELLSKAKYLASSFGTEFTIHAPHIDSRIEGIKIDFSASNGKNFTVMEKVVKIAAEIGAGYVVVHPGSQNGERKCLNSNILNLIRLCALAEEYGVILLLENLFDREGGNKVGVFPGEIFHIIEMVGSESLKINLDIGHAFIASRANGLFLEDYFELGSYIHQMHLHDNFGILESEEAMFGDRHLPLGLGKINFREVFKNILKTNTRNLILELKNSSKENTLESLVQIREFCNLRYGLTPLHPIESAIVCVQ; encoded by the coding sequence ATGAATACAAAAGTAGGTATGAATTCTCCCCGGATAAAAGAATTTGGTGGAGAAATCGATGCTCAGGAGGTGGAAATTATTGAGCTCGGTCTTGACAGGGTGGATTTTCTGGACGAACAAAGAAAGAAAGAATTATTGTCAAAAGCCAAATATCTTGCCTCATCTTTTGGCACTGAATTTACTATTCATGCCCCACACATTGATTCCAGGATCGAGGGAATAAAAATAGATTTTTCAGCCAGTAACGGAAAAAATTTCACTGTTATGGAAAAAGTCGTCAAGATAGCCGCAGAAATCGGAGCGGGATATGTAGTTGTTCATCCAGGCAGTCAGAATGGCGAAAGAAAGTGTCTTAACTCTAATATACTCAATTTAATTCGCCTGTGTGCTCTCGCCGAAGAATACGGCGTCATCCTGCTCTTAGAGAACCTTTTTGACAGGGAAGGAGGAAATAAAGTTGGTGTATTCCCGGGAGAAATTTTCCATATAATTGAAATGGTGGGCTCAGAAAGTTTAAAGATAAATCTGGATATCGGTCATGCGTTTATTGCCTCCAGAGCAAATGGGCTATTCCTGGAAGATTATTTTGAGTTAGGCAGCTACATACATCAAATGCATCTTCATGATAACTTCGGTATCCTGGAGTCAGAAGAAGCAATGTTTGGAGACCGCCACCTTCCTCTGGGACTTGGAAAAATAAATTTCAGGGAAGTATTTAAAAATATATTGAAGACAAATACAAGAAATTTGATCCTGGAACTTAAAAACTCATCGAAAGAAAATACCCTTGAAAGCCTTGTACAAATCAGAGAATTTTGCAATTTAAGGTATGGTTTAACGCCCCTGCATCCTATTGAATCTGCTATCGTATGCGTTCAATAA
- the pstS gene encoding phosphate ABC transporter substrate-binding protein PstS translates to MNRLKMILILILAGVLLAGCVSKQPAEVQPTVQPAQSTGVPTDQTTKAPETLNGAGATFPYPLISKWSSEYNKIKPDVQINYQSVGSGAGIKQITERTVDFGASDAPLTEQEFSNISGVLQIPESIGAVVVAYNLPGIQTGVKLSGDVVADIFLGKITKWNDPRIVSINSGIQLPDKDIIVAHRSDGSGTTFVFTDYLSAVSPDWKSKAGKGKSVNWPVGLGGKGNEGVAGLLSQNPYSIGYIELAYAKLQKISYAYIRNKAGKFIEPTLETTANAAAGAVQTLPAGDANWSTVSIVNAPGDNSYPIGSFTYFLAYKDQKDQTKGKLLAEFLWWAVHDGQKYSSDLLYVPLPDEVISINEKTIKLMNYNGQQFI, encoded by the coding sequence ATGAATAGATTAAAGATGATACTAATTCTGATCCTGGCAGGCGTGCTGTTAGCGGGATGCGTAAGCAAGCAACCTGCCGAAGTACAGCCTACGGTACAACCTGCGCAGTCGACAGGCGTACCAACCGACCAGACCACAAAAGCCCCGGAAACCTTAAATGGCGCAGGTGCAACATTCCCCTATCCCCTGATATCAAAATGGAGTTCGGAATACAATAAGATAAAGCCGGATGTCCAGATCAATTACCAGAGCGTGGGAAGCGGTGCGGGTATAAAGCAAATAACCGAAAGAACGGTAGATTTCGGTGCAAGTGATGCGCCCCTGACAGAGCAGGAATTTTCAAATATTTCCGGAGTCCTCCAGATACCCGAGTCTATAGGTGCAGTCGTTGTAGCTTATAACCTGCCAGGCATACAGACCGGGGTTAAACTTAGCGGAGATGTGGTTGCTGATATATTCCTCGGGAAAATCACAAAATGGAATGATCCGAGGATAGTTTCCATTAACTCAGGTATCCAGCTCCCGGATAAAGATATTATTGTTGCACACAGGAGCGATGGAAGCGGAACGACCTTTGTCTTCACGGATTATCTTTCAGCCGTCAGTCCCGACTGGAAATCAAAGGCTGGAAAGGGTAAATCGGTTAACTGGCCTGTCGGTCTTGGCGGAAAAGGGAATGAAGGCGTTGCAGGTCTATTAAGCCAGAACCCTTATTCAATAGGTTATATCGAGCTGGCTTATGCCAAACTCCAGAAAATCTCATATGCTTATATCAGGAATAAAGCAGGAAAGTTCATCGAACCGACCCTTGAAACCACTGCAAACGCTGCGGCAGGCGCAGTGCAGACACTGCCAGCAGGCGATGCAAACTGGTCAACCGTGAGTATTGTAAATGCCCCGGGAGATAATTCATATCCTATAGGCAGCTTTACCTATTTCCTTGCCTATAAAGACCAGAAAGACCAGACAAAGGGTAAATTATTGGCTGAATTCCTCTGGTGGGCAGTACATGACGGCCAGAAATATTCCTCAGACCTTCTCTATGTACCGCTGCCGGACGAAGTCATAAGCATTAATGAAAAAACCATAAAACTTATGAACTACAACGGACAACAATTTATTTAG
- the pstC gene encoding phosphate ABC transporter permease subunit PstC: MDRSKLSFFHISRSKLSGDFIFEAAIGFFALSIMILAFLLFRELFIGSALSRDIFGMGFLTGSTWDPVAEVFGALPFIFGTLVSSFLALVIAVPFSLGIAIFLSELAPEKLRTPLSFIIELLAAIPSVIIGLWGIFILAPFIRDYLAPPLSTYLGFLPLFQGPMYGLSMLTGGVILAIMIIPITSSVSREVIMTVPTHQREAALALGATGWETTRIAVLPYARSGIFGAVILGFGRAIGETMAVTMVIGNSPRISESLFSPSYTMASVIANEFVEATSKLYISSLIEIGFLLLVISFIINIAARILVWKLLKVEGGGVT; the protein is encoded by the coding sequence ATGGATCGATCGAAATTGTCTTTTTTCCATATCAGCCGGAGTAAACTCTCCGGCGATTTTATTTTTGAAGCTGCTATCGGCTTCTTTGCCCTTAGCATAATGATTCTAGCATTTTTATTGTTCAGAGAGCTTTTTATCGGGTCAGCACTTTCAAGAGACATTTTTGGCATGGGTTTTTTGACAGGTTCCACATGGGACCCCGTCGCTGAGGTATTTGGCGCCCTGCCTTTTATCTTCGGGACTCTCGTATCATCATTTCTTGCCCTGGTCATTGCCGTCCCTTTTAGTCTTGGAATAGCGATATTTCTTTCAGAACTCGCCCCGGAAAAGCTGAGAACACCCTTATCTTTCATAATAGAGTTGCTGGCTGCTATTCCAAGCGTCATTATCGGCCTCTGGGGGATATTCATTCTCGCCCCTTTCATCCGCGACTATCTTGCACCGCCTCTTTCAACATACCTTGGTTTTCTTCCGCTCTTCCAGGGACCGATGTATGGATTATCCATGCTCACCGGCGGAGTGATACTTGCAATCATGATTATCCCAATAACATCATCGGTATCCAGGGAAGTCATTATGACAGTGCCCACACACCAGCGGGAAGCAGCCCTGGCTCTGGGCGCTACAGGCTGGGAGACCACACGAATTGCTGTTCTTCCTTATGCCAGATCAGGAATATTCGGGGCTGTAATCCTTGGGTTTGGCAGGGCGATAGGCGAAACAATGGCAGTGACTATGGTCATCGGGAACAGTCCCAGGATATCAGAGTCACTTTTCTCACCATCGTACACTATGGCCTCGGTTATTGCAAATGAGTTTGTGGAGGCTACCTCAAAGCTTTACATCTCATCTCTTATTGAGATCGGGTTTTTGCTACTGGTCATATCTTTCATAATCAATATTGCAGCCAGGATTCTGGTGTGGAAGCTGCTTAAAGTTGAGGGCGGTGGAGTGACGTGA
- the pstA gene encoding phosphate ABC transporter permease PstA, with amino-acid sequence MAILTAACVAIAIIPLLSILYTVTINGISAVNLDFLTQIPRPVGEPGGGLGNAIQGTFIVVGIACLIGLPVGILAGVYLSEYGQNRFGRIVSFVADVLTGTPSIVAGMFGYTFIVLYSGSFSAIAGGVALSVLMIPIVTRTTEESLRLVPGSIKEASLALGIPKWKTTLYIVINTARSGIITGVLLSIARISGETAPLLFTSFGNMFWANGLDKPISTMPVQIYTYAITPFPDWHAKAWGGALILIILILILNIGVRFVTRKKYGM; translated from the coding sequence ATGGCAATTCTTACAGCTGCCTGCGTGGCAATTGCCATAATCCCGTTGCTGAGCATCCTCTACACGGTAACCATCAACGGGATATCAGCTGTAAACCTGGATTTTCTTACACAGATCCCCAGGCCTGTTGGTGAACCTGGAGGCGGACTCGGGAATGCAATCCAGGGGACATTCATAGTCGTGGGGATTGCATGCTTAATCGGGCTTCCTGTGGGCATCCTCGCTGGTGTATATCTTTCAGAATATGGACAGAACAGGTTTGGCCGTATAGTAAGTTTTGTTGCTGATGTGCTTACTGGCACACCTTCAATAGTGGCAGGGATGTTCGGTTATACTTTCATTGTCCTTTATTCTGGAAGCTTTTCGGCTATTGCAGGCGGAGTGGCACTATCGGTTTTGATGATACCGATTGTTACAAGAACTACTGAGGAATCCCTCAGGCTTGTGCCCGGATCGATCAAAGAAGCTTCCCTGGCATTAGGAATACCAAAGTGGAAAACAACATTATACATCGTTATAAACACTGCAAGAAGCGGCATAATAACAGGCGTTTTACTTTCCATTGCAAGGATATCAGGTGAGACTGCACCACTTTTGTTTACATCTTTTGGCAATATGTTCTGGGCTAACGGATTAGATAAACCAATATCTACCATGCCAGTACAAATCTATACATACGCAATAACACCCTTCCCTGACTGGCATGCTAAAGCCTGGGGAGGCGCTCTTATTCTGATTATCCTGATTCTTATTTTAAACATTGGAGTGAGGTTTGTTACCAGGAAAAAATATGGAATGTAA
- the pstB gene encoding phosphate ABC transporter ATP-binding protein, whose translation MQNKITVENLNAWFGAKQVLHNIDIGIEKNGITAIIGPSGCGKSTFIRCINRMHEVVPKARVQGKVMVDDTDIYGNDIDPVDIRRRIGMVFQKPNPFPTMSIRDNVVAGLKLGGVKDKKKLDHIAGESLKKAALWDEVKSDLNKSGASLSGGQQQRLCIARALAVEPDVILFDEPCSALDPISTSKIEDLMMELKEKYTIVIVTHNMQQAARVSDHTAFFLYGKLVEFGETNQIFKKPKEKSTEDYIVGRFG comes from the coding sequence ATGCAGAATAAAATCACAGTAGAAAATCTCAATGCATGGTTTGGAGCCAAACAGGTACTCCATAACATCGATATTGGTATTGAGAAAAACGGGATAACTGCTATCATCGGTCCGTCAGGATGCGGGAAATCCACATTCATCCGATGCATCAATAGAATGCATGAAGTCGTACCAAAAGCAAGAGTCCAGGGTAAAGTGATGGTTGATGACACGGATATCTATGGTAACGATATCGACCCTGTGGATATCAGGAGGCGCATCGGTATGGTATTCCAGAAACCCAATCCATTTCCGACAATGTCAATACGTGATAATGTTGTGGCCGGGTTGAAACTGGGTGGAGTAAAGGATAAAAAGAAGCTCGATCATATCGCCGGGGAGAGCTTAAAAAAGGCCGCTCTCTGGGATGAGGTCAAGAGTGACCTTAACAAATCCGGCGCAAGCTTATCTGGCGGCCAACAGCAGCGCCTGTGCATAGCAAGGGCATTAGCTGTTGAGCCGGATGTTATCCTTTTTGATGAACCCTGCTCAGCCCTTGACCCTATATCTACAAGCAAGATAGAAGACCTGATGATGGAACTTAAAGAAAAATATACCATAGTCATAGTAACGCATAATATGCAGCAGGCAGCAAGAGTCAGTGATCATACGGCTTTCTTCCTGTATGGAAAGCTGGTAGAGTTCGGAGAAACAAATCAGATATTTAAGAAGCCAAAGGAAAAGAGCACTGAAGATTACATAGTCGGGAGGTTTGGATAA
- the phoU gene encoding phosphate signaling complex protein PhoU, with protein sequence MVREAYHKDLHRLKGDIVNMGNLVGSAIRDAVISLRNRDVEMAQNVIDMDNEIDALDHEIEENCMRLLALQQPMARDLRLIIAVLKMSIDLERIGDLSLEIAVITKMSADVPPVKPLIDIPRMSDICQEMIRDCMNAFENKDVELARKTARRDDEIDALFDQVRRELITIMIEEPKKITGAQHLTFVARYLERIGDHITNLCESVVFMVTGERVELN encoded by the coding sequence ATGGTCCGGGAAGCGTATCACAAAGACCTTCACAGGTTGAAGGGAGATATAGTTAACATGGGAAACCTTGTTGGAAGTGCAATAAGGGATGCAGTAATTTCTCTTAGAAATCGTGATGTGGAGATGGCCCAGAATGTCATTGACATGGATAATGAGATAGATGCCCTGGATCATGAAATTGAGGAGAACTGCATGCGTCTTCTTGCTCTCCAGCAACCTATGGCGCGGGATTTGCGGCTGATAATCGCAGTTTTAAAAATGTCTATTGATCTTGAAAGGATTGGCGATCTTTCTTTAGAAATAGCGGTTATTACGAAGATGAGTGCTGATGTGCCTCCCGTTAAGCCTCTCATCGATATACCAAGAATGTCAGATATCTGCCAGGAAATGATCAGGGATTGCATGAATGCCTTTGAAAATAAGGATGTGGAGCTTGCAAGAAAGACCGCCAGGAGAGATGATGAGATCGATGCGCTCTTTGACCAGGTAAGAAGGGAACTTATTACAATTATGATCGAGGAACCAAAAAAGATAACTGGCGCACAACACCTGACTTTTGTCGCAAGATATCTTGAGAGAATAGGGGATCACATAACGAACCTGTGCGAAAGCGTTGTTTTTATGGTGACAGGAGAAAGGGTGGAGTTAAATTAG
- a CDS encoding LysR family transcriptional regulator gives MERTQVKTKLWLVNNKDEPIMGEGKVSLLKAIKEEGSLNKACKKTNISYKHAWLLLNEIQESVGEPVIIKRRGGKDQGTFLTEKAIDLIDEYSTYQNILTQTVYDKTFWEVIGLKISARNQMKGKVLDIEKGDLVSKVKIQIEPATITAVITTEAVESLDIKKNDKVMAIVKATEVMIGKE, from the coding sequence ATGGAACGAACACAGGTTAAAACAAAATTATGGCTGGTAAACAACAAAGATGAACCAATCATGGGTGAGGGAAAAGTCTCTCTCCTTAAAGCCATTAAAGAAGAGGGTTCTTTGAACAAAGCCTGCAAAAAAACAAATATCTCTTATAAGCATGCATGGCTTCTGCTAAACGAAATTCAAGAAAGCGTGGGAGAGCCCGTAATAATCAAAAGAAGGGGCGGAAAAGACCAGGGAACATTTTTGACCGAAAAAGCAATAGACTTAATAGACGAATATAGTACATATCAAAATATACTTACTCAAACAGTGTATGATAAAACATTCTGGGAGGTGATCGGGTTGAAAATATCTGCAAGAAATCAGATGAAAGGTAAAGTATTGGATATCGAGAAAGGGGACCTTGTGTCAAAAGTCAAGATCCAGATAGAACCTGCAACAATAACTGCGGTAATAACAACAGAAGCGGTTGAATCCCTCGATATCAAAAAGAATGATAAAGTAATGGCTATAGTAAAAGCGACAGAAGTCATGATCGGAAAAGAATAA
- a CDS encoding phosphate ABC transporter ATP-binding protein, with protein sequence MEELFRIENLGKSFGNKEVLKNINLEIYRGEIFAFMGPSGVGKTTMLRIINFLDTHSSGRIVFNGNEYLINKKNNIMSRMSMLFQKPAIFNSSVFDNVAYGLAIRGADRNKIEEKVADALNLVGLRGCEKQKALTLSGGEAQRMAFARAIVFKPDVLLLDEPTANLDPANVAKIEEIIRKIRNDPGTTIIMASHNMHQVRRIADRVGILLNGELIEVNTKEQIFTYPKDARSYAFINGEFIY encoded by the coding sequence ATGGAGGAATTGTTCCGGATAGAGAACCTTGGCAAATCCTTTGGGAATAAAGAAGTATTGAAAAATATCAACCTTGAAATTTATCGAGGGGAGATTTTTGCTTTCATGGGGCCAAGCGGGGTTGGGAAGACCACAATGCTTCGGATCATAAATTTTTTGGATACACACTCATCAGGAAGAATAGTGTTTAATGGGAATGAATATTTGATCAATAAGAAAAACAATATCATGTCCAGGATGTCAATGCTTTTTCAGAAACCTGCGATATTCAATTCTTCGGTCTTCGATAATGTAGCCTATGGACTGGCCATTCGGGGCGCAGATAGAAACAAAATTGAAGAAAAAGTAGCTGATGCGCTAAATCTTGTGGGACTTAGAGGCTGTGAGAAACAAAAAGCTCTGACCCTTTCAGGCGGGGAAGCCCAGAGAATGGCTTTTGCAAGGGCGATTGTCTTTAAACCTGATGTCCTTCTTCTTGATGAGCCGACGGCTAATCTTGACCCGGCCAATGTTGCGAAGATAGAGGAAATTATCAGAAAGATAAGAAACGATCCTGGCACGACGATTATTATGGCATCCCACAATATGCACCAGGTCAGGCGCATCGCCGACAGGGTGGGAATTCTGCTTAATGGAGAGTTGATTGAGGTAAATACTAAAGAGCAGATATTCACTTACCCTAAAGATGCGAGGTCTTACGCGTTTATAAATGGAGAGTTTATATATTAA
- a CDS encoding ABC transporter permease subunit: MSSSDFLIQGIIKAFELIFSQNPYILSITGVSVKVSGTATILATFTAIPLAFAISFMHFRGKQVIITLINTGMGLPPVFVGLLVFLMVVPVGPFGFLDIIYTQEAMILVQYILITPIISGISLAAIKSVPQSIIETVYTLGGNKTDAVIATLKEARFGIITAILAGLGRGLAEVGAILIVGGNIARTGSVGGIGEGLSETRTLTTAITSETSKGDISTSIALGIILISLVLSLNILANYFQRRN; encoded by the coding sequence ATGAGCAGCTCTGACTTTTTGATACAGGGAATTATTAAAGCGTTTGAGCTGATATTCAGCCAGAACCCATATATCCTGAGCATAACAGGCGTTTCTGTCAAAGTATCAGGCACCGCCACTATACTTGCTACCTTTACTGCAATACCATTGGCGTTTGCCATATCTTTCATGCACTTTAGGGGTAAGCAGGTCATCATCACACTGATTAATACTGGTATGGGGCTTCCCCCTGTTTTTGTTGGCCTCCTTGTTTTCCTGATGGTTGTGCCTGTTGGTCCCTTTGGGTTCCTGGATATTATTTACACGCAGGAAGCAATGATCCTTGTCCAGTATATTCTTATTACACCAATAATATCCGGCATTTCTCTTGCTGCAATAAAATCTGTTCCCCAATCGATAATCGAGACGGTCTATACTCTCGGTGGAAACAAAACAGATGCAGTGATTGCGACATTAAAAGAGGCAAGGTTTGGCATCATCACAGCGATACTTGCAGGACTTGGAAGGGGACTGGCAGAAGTTGGGGCCATTCTCATCGTAGGTGGCAACATAGCACGCACGGGAAGTGTAGGGGGAATAGGTGAAGGACTCTCTGAAACCAGAACGCTCACCACCGCAATCACATCCGAAACCAGTAAAGGCGATATCTCAACATCGATAGCTCTCGGAATTATACTTATCTCCCTTGTACTTTCCCTTAATATCCTGGCAAACTATTTCCAGAGGAGAAATTAA
- a CDS encoding molybdopterin molybdotransferase MoeA: MKTIITLTEALERIKQLKSTYYFRRESEKVALPDSVGRELGEDIIAESMSPAFDISAMDGFAVRSSEPYPLKISGKVYAGDSIVKIKSGEAMAIATGAILPEGADAVLKIEDAEVKRDLLYGKKLNTWENVFRKGSDYSAGDRIFEKNHRIMPQSAALLYSLGIEKVPVYKKIKAGIISTGTEIYNGMIKNTSAVLIQGFLKESGHESEFIGAVPDDYDRTKNMLLQACEKYDAVFTTGGISVGERDFVADIIARTGEIVFHGVAIRPGKPCAVGIVNNTPVFALPGKPTGAFTALEIVVKRYFTDMPRAMHELTINEDVVLPEKGFEYILFMKIINNKAIGYGKEMKLVDKEYNTAIISASPRSCVVEGYVMTDRDIKKGELVNAYLFY, from the coding sequence GTGAAAACAATAATAACACTCACAGAAGCGCTTGAAAGAATAAAGCAGCTAAAGAGCACATATTACTTCAGGCGCGAATCAGAAAAGGTTGCCCTTCCCGATTCTGTGGGAAGGGAGCTCGGTGAAGATATTATTGCGGAATCCATGTCCCCTGCGTTCGATATTTCTGCGATGGACGGGTTTGCAGTCAGAAGCTCTGAACCTTACCCGCTCAAAATATCCGGGAAAGTATACGCTGGCGACAGCATTGTAAAGATAAAGAGCGGCGAGGCTATGGCAATCGCAACAGGCGCAATACTCCCGGAAGGCGCTGATGCAGTGCTGAAAATCGAGGATGCGGAGGTTAAAAGGGACCTTCTATACGGAAAAAAGCTAAATACATGGGAAAACGTGTTCCGAAAAGGCTCGGATTACAGTGCCGGAGACAGGATATTTGAGAAAAATCACCGGATAATGCCCCAGAGCGCTGCGCTATTATATAGTCTTGGCATCGAAAAGGTTCCTGTTTATAAAAAAATCAAAGCCGGTATAATTTCCACGGGCACAGAAATTTATAACGGAATGATAAAAAATACAAGTGCAGTGCTGATACAGGGATTTTTGAAAGAATCAGGCCACGAGTCCGAATTTATAGGCGCTGTCCCTGACGACTATGACAGAACAAAGAATATGCTGCTGCAAGCATGTGAAAAATACGACGCAGTATTTACGACAGGCGGTATTTCAGTGGGTGAGCGCGATTTCGTTGCAGATATCATTGCCCGGACAGGAGAAATAGTATTCCACGGGGTCGCTATCAGGCCAGGAAAACCCTGTGCTGTCGGCATTGTGAATAACACTCCTGTATTTGCACTTCCGGGCAAACCAACAGGGGCTTTCACTGCTCTTGAAATAGTCGTGAAGAGATATTTCACGGATATGCCAAGGGCAATGCATGAACTTACGATAAATGAGGATGTTGTGCTGCCGGAAAAAGGTTTTGAATATATCCTTTTCATGAAGATAATAAATAACAAAGCCATCGGATACGGCAAAGAGATGAAGTTGGTTGATAAGGAATATAATACTGCTATAATCTCGGCATCTCCGAGGTCCTGCGTCGTTGAAGGGTATGTAATGACAGACAGGGATATTAAAAAAGGTGAGCTGGTGAATGCATATCTTTTCTATTGA
- a CDS encoding type II toxin-antitoxin system HicB family antitoxin produces MKFKVLLEKDEDGWYVATVPSLPGCISQGKTEKEAQENIKDAIELHISMLAEDGIPITPHAGIKETMVSVAI; encoded by the coding sequence ATGAAATTTAAAGTATTACTGGAAAAAGACGAAGACGGCTGGTATGTGGCTACAGTGCCATCTTTACCCGGCTGTATATCCCAGGGCAAAACAGAAAAAGAAGCCCAGGAAAACATTAAGGATGCTATCGAGTTGCATATATCGATGTTGGCGGAAGATGGTATTCCGATAACTCCCCATGCCGGAATTAAAGAAACAATGGTTTCTGTTGCCATATGA
- a CDS encoding PIN domain-containing protein: protein MRNELSNFRDKPIFVDANIFVYHAAESKYSESVTAFLEKVEFKEVEAYTSPSVIDEAAYVLIINKGLDLLESRSSRKVREKIENDRDFALKCYSVLEDFLGYVKSLDGLKLLEVTGEDAFRIYEFGTSYLLHPKDALHLSVMKRYRIFDIATNDSDFERVKWIKVWKP, encoded by the coding sequence ATGAGAAATGAGCTGTCAAACTTTAGAGATAAGCCAATATTTGTTGATGCAAATATATTTGTCTATCATGCGGCAGAATCAAAATATAGCGAATCGGTAACCGCTTTTTTGGAAAAAGTTGAGTTTAAAGAAGTAGAGGCTTATACTTCCCCGTCAGTTATTGATGAGGCAGCTTATGTCCTTATTATAAATAAAGGACTTGATTTACTTGAATCCAGAAGTTCTCGAAAAGTGAGAGAAAAGATTGAAAATGATCGGGATTTCGCCCTGAAGTGCTATTCTGTCCTTGAAGATTTTTTGGGTTATGTTAAATCATTGGACGGCCTGAAACTTCTAGAGGTCACAGGCGAGGATGCTTTCAGGATATATGAGTTTGGAACATCATATCTTCTTCATCCAAAAGATGCGCTGCATCTGTCTGTTATGAAACGATACAGGATATTTGACATTGCTACTAACGATAGCGATTTCGAGAGAGTTAAATGGATCAAAGTCTGGAAACCATGA